A genomic segment from Sulfitobacter mediterraneus encodes:
- a CDS encoding NAD(P)/FAD-dependent oxidoreductase, whose amino-acid sequence MKLNRRHFIGTTAAATASLSAPMVLADGHAKPRVVVVGGGAGGATAARYIAKDSKGAIDVTLIEPTRMYYTCFFSNLYLGGFKDIEDIGHSYGSLAAGGVNVVHDWAVGVDRDAKTVSLAGGGSVPYDKLILSPGIDFVDGAVEGWDLSAQNAMPHAYKAGSQSELLKAQLMAMPEGGIFAMVAPPNPYRCPPGPYERVSMVAHFLKNNNPTAKIIVADPKPKFSKMALFQEGWANHYEGMIDWIGEDFGGGNVSVDPNAMTVTIDGEETKVDVCNVIPAMKAGRIAEIAGVTDGNWAPVNAVDMSTKADADIYVLGDASQQGDMPKSGFSANSQAKVCANAVRGALTGSKVFPARFSNTCWSLIDTNDGVKVGASYEATDEKIAKVDGFISQTGESADLRKATYEESEGWYAGITADMFG is encoded by the coding sequence ATGAAACTGAACAGACGTCATTTTATCGGGACAACGGCTGCGGCCACGGCATCCCTTTCCGCGCCGATGGTATTGGCTGACGGGCATGCAAAACCGCGTGTTGTGGTCGTGGGCGGCGGTGCTGGCGGCGCAACCGCGGCGCGTTACATCGCCAAGGACAGCAAAGGTGCGATTGACGTCACGCTGATCGAGCCCACGCGCATGTATTACACCTGCTTTTTCTCCAACCTCTATCTTGGCGGGTTCAAGGACATCGAGGACATCGGCCATAGCTACGGCAGTTTGGCCGCAGGCGGCGTGAATGTCGTGCATGACTGGGCTGTGGGTGTGGACCGCGATGCCAAGACGGTTTCCCTCGCCGGTGGGGGAAGCGTGCCTTATGACAAGCTGATCCTCAGCCCCGGCATTGATTTTGTGGATGGTGCGGTTGAAGGCTGGGATCTGTCTGCACAGAATGCAATGCCGCACGCCTACAAGGCCGGATCACAAAGCGAACTGCTCAAGGCGCAGCTGATGGCAATGCCTGAAGGAGGCATATTTGCCATGGTCGCGCCGCCCAACCCTTACCGCTGCCCGCCCGGTCCTTATGAGCGGGTGTCGATGGTCGCGCATTTCCTCAAGAACAACAATCCGACGGCCAAGATCATTGTTGCGGACCCCAAGCCGAAGTTCTCAAAGATGGCCCTGTTTCAAGAAGGCTGGGCCAATCACTATGAGGGCATGATCGACTGGATCGGAGAAGACTTCGGTGGCGGCAATGTTTCGGTCGATCCGAACGCCATGACCGTCACGATAGACGGCGAAGAAACCAAAGTGGACGTCTGTAACGTCATCCCCGCGATGAAAGCGGGCCGCATCGCTGAAATCGCAGGTGTGACAGATGGCAATTGGGCACCGGTCAATGCAGTCGACATGTCCACCAAGGCAGACGCAGATATCTATGTTTTGGGCGATGCATCGCAACAGGGCGACATGCCCAAATCCGGATTCTCTGCCAACAGCCAAGCCAAGGTTTGCGCCAATGCGGTGCGCGGCGCGCTGACCGGGTCAAAGGTCTTTCCGGCGCGGTTCTCCAACACCTGCTGGTCACTCATCGACACCAACGATGGGGTCAAGGTCGGCGCAAGCTACGAGGCGACGGACGAAAAGATCGCCAAGGTTGATGGCTTCATTTCCCAAACAGGAGAAAGCGCGGATCTGCGCAAAGCCACCTATGAGGAATCCGAAGGATGGTATGCGGGCATTACCGCAGACATGTTCGGCTGA
- a CDS encoding DUF302 domain-containing protein: MKNTIIAGLFATAMAVTAQADTLSTSYDFDGSFDDATFSVESAIVGRGLVIDYVSHTGEMLNRTGADVGSDVKIFDGADIFLFCSAVLSRKVMEADPMNIAHCPYGIFVTDKDGKVSVGYRNYPEGPMQEVQSLLDDIVREAVGE; the protein is encoded by the coding sequence ATGAAAAATACAATTATCGCAGGTCTGTTTGCCACCGCCATGGCGGTGACGGCGCAGGCCGACACATTATCCACGTCCTATGATTTTGACGGCAGCTTTGACGACGCCACGTTTAGCGTTGAAAGTGCAATTGTCGGGCGCGGGCTGGTCATTGACTACGTCAGCCACACGGGTGAAATGCTGAACCGCACGGGCGCGGATGTCGGCAGCGATGTCAAAATTTTTGACGGGGCCGATATCTTCTTGTTCTGCTCTGCCGTTCTGTCCCGCAAGGTGATGGAGGCCGATCCGATGAACATCGCCCACTGTCCATACGGCATTTTTGTCACCGACAAGGACGGCAAGGTCTCGGTCGGGTATCGCAATTATCCTGAAGGGCCGATGCAGGAGGTACAAAGCCTGCTGGATGACATCGTCCGCGAAGCGGTGGGCGAGTGA
- a CDS encoding YeeE/YedE family protein: MLEALIDRFGDPAVLMMAGAITGVVFGMAAQHSQFCLRAATAEVAEGRFGSRLSIWLIAFSAAVMLVQGGVALGLLDVSDARQLAATGSMSGAIIGGLMFGVGMILARGCASRLLVLSATGNMRAILTGLVLTLVAQASLRGVLSPARESLTVLWLVEGGEARNMLTQLGLSAAVAASVAALALIGGLILAWRTQVKPSRIFAAAGVGAAVALGWALTYAIAQTSFDVVPVSSVTFTGPSTDTLMGLVNAPDLPLGFGIGLVPGVFAGAGLMALLTREIRIERFGPDTPMERYLLGAVLMGFGSMLAGGCAVGAGMSGGSIFAITAWVAVFCMWLGAMATHTLLRRRVVVAA; encoded by the coding sequence ATGTTGGAGGCTTTGATCGACCGCTTTGGCGATCCGGCTGTGTTGATGATGGCCGGTGCGATCACCGGTGTTGTCTTTGGCATGGCCGCCCAGCATTCACAGTTTTGCCTGCGCGCCGCCACAGCGGAAGTGGCCGAGGGGCGCTTTGGATCACGGTTGTCGATCTGGCTGATCGCGTTTTCGGCTGCGGTCATGCTGGTGCAGGGCGGCGTGGCGCTTGGCCTTCTGGATGTGTCAGACGCAAGGCAACTTGCCGCCACCGGCAGCATGTCCGGCGCGATCATCGGCGGTTTGATGTTTGGTGTGGGGATGATCCTCGCGCGCGGCTGTGCCAGCCGTTTGCTGGTCTTGTCGGCCACAGGCAATATGCGGGCGATCCTGACGGGACTGGTGCTGACGCTGGTCGCACAGGCCTCTTTGCGCGGGGTGTTATCGCCCGCCCGTGAAAGCCTGACGGTGCTGTGGTTGGTTGAGGGGGGAGAAGCGCGCAACATGCTGACCCAATTGGGGCTGAGCGCGGCTGTGGCAGCTTCGGTTGCGGCCCTGGCCCTGATCGGCGGGCTTATCTTGGCGTGGCGCACCCAGGTCAAGCCAAGCCGCATCTTCGCTGCTGCGGGCGTGGGCGCGGCCGTGGCGCTAGGCTGGGCTTTGACCTATGCAATCGCGCAAACCTCCTTTGATGTGGTGCCTGTATCGTCTGTCACCTTCACCGGACCATCGACAGACACCCTTATGGGGCTGGTCAATGCGCCCGACCTGCCACTGGGCTTTGGTATCGGGCTGGTGCCGGGGGTTTTTGCGGGGGCCGGATTGATGGCGCTGCTGACCCGCGAAATCCGGATCGAACGTTTTGGCCCGGACACCCCGATGGAACGCTACCTGCTGGGCGCTGTTTTGATGGGTTTTGGCAGCATGCTGGCCGGAGGCTGCGCGGTGGGCGCGGGCATGTCGGGCGGGTCGATCTTTGCGATCACGGCATGGGTCGCCGTCTTCTGCATGTGGCTGGGGGCAATGGCGACACATACATTGCTGCGCCGCCGTGTGGTCGTGGCCGCCTGA
- a CDS encoding MBL fold metallo-hydrolase, with protein MLRSLLISTCILAGAAQASEDIPDQYPGSLLYSKPVEFIPGVYSAIGATAPPTYENAGHNNNLSFIVTGDGVVVINGGASYLLAEALHKEIKALTDEPVKLVLNENGQGHAMLGNSYWSDQGVKIVAHADAALEIEEFGGASLRAHQNRLLERADQTRVVMPDETFEDSYPISMGGMEIEARYLGPAHSPGDIVVWLPAQSLVISGDMAFHERMLPIFEHTYTADWLETWDTEFEALGATYVIPGHGHPTNMDQVRRYTKGYLEYLREKVGAHLDAGGDLAEAYYVDQSPYAHLDTFEELATKNAGRVYEQMEFE; from the coding sequence ATGCTGCGTTCATTGCTTATCTCCACATGCATTTTGGCCGGGGCCGCGCAGGCCAGCGAGGACATACCGGATCAATATCCCGGCTCCTTGCTGTACTCCAAACCGGTGGAATTCATTCCCGGTGTTTACTCGGCCATCGGCGCAACCGCCCCGCCGACCTATGAAAACGCCGGACACAACAACAACCTCAGCTTTATTGTGACAGGCGACGGCGTTGTGGTGATCAATGGTGGCGCGTCCTACCTTCTGGCCGAAGCACTGCACAAAGAGATCAAGGCGCTGACCGATGAACCGGTCAAGCTGGTGCTGAATGAAAACGGTCAGGGGCATGCGATGCTGGGCAATTCCTATTGGTCCGATCAAGGCGTCAAGATTGTCGCCCATGCGGATGCTGCCCTTGAGATTGAGGAGTTTGGTGGCGCCAGCCTGCGGGCGCATCAGAACCGACTGCTTGAACGTGCCGATCAGACCCGTGTTGTGATGCCGGATGAGACATTTGAAGACAGCTATCCGATTTCCATGGGTGGCATGGAGATCGAGGCGCGGTATCTTGGGCCGGCCCACAGCCCCGGTGATATCGTCGTCTGGTTGCCAGCGCAAAGTCTGGTGATTTCCGGCGATATGGCGTTTCACGAACGGATGCTGCCGATCTTTGAACACACCTATACCGCCGATTGGCTGGAGACTTGGGACACCGAATTTGAAGCATTGGGCGCGACCTATGTGATCCCCGGCCATGGCCATCCGACCAACATGGATCAGGTGCGCCGCTATACCAAAGGGTATCTGGAATACCTGCGAGAAAAAGTTGGGGCGCATCTGGACGCGGGCGGTGATCTGGCCGAAGCCTATTATGTGGACCAATCGCCCTATGCGCATCTTGATACGTTCGAGGAACTGGCGACCAAGAATGCAGGCCGCGTCTACGAACAGATGGAATTTGAATAA
- a CDS encoding MBL fold metallo-hydrolase, giving the protein MALSRRGFVAGGAGLMAGAAFGLRPAPAFAQIDLGPIHLDVVSDGSLTLPGGFIFDPMPQDELAPIIERFNLSADVLTPPCNVTLMRNGDRVVLFDVGSGPDFAPNAGTLLTSLEALDVTPEDVTDVVFTHAHPDHLWGLLDDFDDPLFSNASYMIGQAEWDYWMDPNTVGTIGDARASFAVGAQRRLEMIEDNIAFFKDGQEILPGVAARATFGHTPGHMAFEVRSGSNAVMILGDCIGNHHVAFARPDWRSGSDQDQDQAAQTRVALLDQLAAEQMQVIGYHLPQGAGYVERGSDGYTFTGQI; this is encoded by the coding sequence ATGGCGCTTTCTCGACGCGGTTTTGTGGCAGGTGGGGCGGGCCTGATGGCAGGCGCGGCATTTGGCCTCCGCCCCGCCCCTGCTTTTGCACAGATTGATCTGGGGCCCATCCATCTGGACGTGGTCAGCGATGGGTCTTTGACCCTGCCGGGCGGTTTCATTTTTGATCCGATGCCGCAGGATGAACTGGCCCCGATCATCGAACGTTTCAATCTGTCTGCGGATGTTCTCACGCCGCCGTGCAATGTCACATTGATGCGCAACGGGGACCGCGTGGTCCTGTTCGATGTTGGGTCCGGCCCGGATTTCGCCCCCAATGCCGGCACGCTTTTGACATCGCTTGAGGCGCTTGACGTTACCCCCGAGGACGTGACCGATGTGGTCTTCACCCATGCCCATCCGGATCACCTTTGGGGGCTATTGGATGATTTTGACGATCCATTGTTCAGCAATGCAAGCTACATGATCGGGCAGGCCGAGTGGGATTACTGGATGGATCCCAACACCGTCGGCACCATCGGCGACGCGCGGGCCTCTTTTGCCGTGGGGGCACAGCGACGGCTTGAGATGATCGAAGACAACATCGCCTTTTTCAAAGATGGCCAAGAGATCCTGCCCGGCGTTGCGGCGCGGGCCACCTTTGGCCACACGCCCGGCCATATGGCCTTTGAGGTGCGATCGGGCAGCAATGCCGTGATGATCCTTGGCGATTGTATCGGCAATCACCACGTCGCTTTTGCCCGGCCCGATTGGCGATCAGGGTCAGATCAGGATCAGGATCAGGCAGCCCAAACCCGCGTGGCGCTGCTGGATCAGCTGGCCGCCGAACAGATGCAGGTCATCGGTTACCACCTGCCGCAAGGCGCAGGATATGTCGAAAGAGGCTCAGACGGTTACACATTTACAGGACAGATATAA
- a CDS encoding LysR family transcriptional regulator, which produces MIGNTFTLKQLEALIWVADLGSFRKAAAHLNTTQPNISARIAGIEATLGVTLMLRNAGSVQLTDKGTEIVQAARRVLHEAEGLITVAKRPDLIQDRLRLGVTELVACTWLHSFLLSLKDAYPSVSVELTVDLSRNLDIALTKNAVDLAIQTAPFSSSATGITELGQYPYIWVCGASLTFDEGQQYGIGDLLEAGILTPARDTQASIALNEYADRQGLPKGRIVPSNSLSSCVKMARDGLGVAVLPRALVTAEAGGAPLRQLRVDWTPAPLRFAARYQAGKVARYVEVAAAIAGQISKDYIAREAEAVIL; this is translated from the coding sequence ATGATCGGTAACACCTTTACCCTCAAACAACTTGAAGCCCTGATCTGGGTGGCCGATTTGGGCAGTTTCCGCAAAGCTGCGGCACATCTCAACACCACACAGCCGAATATATCGGCGCGGATTGCTGGTATCGAAGCGACCTTGGGCGTCACGTTGATGCTGCGCAATGCAGGATCGGTGCAACTGACTGACAAAGGCACCGAGATCGTGCAAGCGGCCCGCCGGGTGCTGCATGAGGCCGAGGGGCTGATCACGGTGGCAAAGCGGCCCGACCTCATTCAGGACCGACTGCGCCTTGGCGTGACCGAACTGGTGGCCTGCACTTGGCTGCACAGTTTCCTGCTTAGTCTCAAGGACGCTTATCCCAGCGTGAGCGTTGAGTTGACTGTGGATCTATCTCGAAATCTCGATATTGCCCTGACCAAGAACGCGGTGGATCTGGCGATCCAGACCGCGCCTTTCTCATCCAGCGCCACGGGGATCACTGAATTGGGGCAATATCCCTATATCTGGGTGTGCGGCGCATCATTGACCTTTGACGAGGGGCAGCAATACGGCATTGGTGATCTGCTAGAGGCAGGCATCCTGACCCCGGCCCGAGACACCCAAGCTTCCATAGCGCTGAATGAATACGCCGACCGGCAAGGGCTTCCAAAAGGGCGGATTGTGCCGTCAAACAGCCTGTCGTCCTGTGTGAAAATGGCCCGCGATGGTCTTGGCGTTGCGGTCCTCCCCAGGGCTTTGGTCACGGCGGAGGCAGGCGGCGCACCACTGCGCCAATTGCGGGTCGACTGGACCCCGGCACCGTTGCGCTTTGCTGCCCGTTATCAGGCGGGCAAAGTGGCGCGTTATGTCGAAGTCGCCGCCGCCATCGCCGGGCAAATCTCAAAGGATTACATCGCCCGCGAGGCGGAGGCGGTGATCTTGTGA
- a CDS encoding hydantoinase/oxoprolinase family protein, with protein MTENSIRLGVDIGGTFTDVVLEVNGSPFSTKVLTTYAAPENAIIDGMHQVCAKAGIIPADIGQIIHGTTLATNALIERRGAKTALITTQGFRDVIEMRTESRFEQYDLNLNLPEPLLPRQSRFTVPERVDARGHVLIALDRAAVEDVVDQIAAAGYDSVAIGLMHSYLNGDHERMVAEVVAEKMPDAMISLSCEVSPQMREYERFNTVVANAYIKPLMKSYLGRLEGRLRDEGVSCNIFLMHSGGGIISIENAAEFPVRLVESGPAGGAVFAAHIAARYGLDKVLSFDMGGTTAKICLIKNQTPKTSRVFEVARTYRFKKGSGMPISIPVIDMVEIGAGGGSLAHVDSMRQIRVGPESAGSEPGPACYGRGGDKPAVTDADLVLGKLDPDNFAGGSIKLETANSEGALSSVLGEVLDMDAATAAFGLAEVVDENMANAARVHAVENGEDLSEYTMIAFGGAAPLHAGRLCEKLGVDRLLVPPGAGVGSAIGFLRAPFSFEANRSVYMKLSDFDGPKIQRLLSELKAEATGFVRNCDADAPILSEFKVYMRYAGQGWEIPIVLTEDQAMNPDAGTFEARFEEDYVKLFGRKVTGLDIEITVWSVNATTPPEQVAQIAMATPAGAAPIAGRRQMFDPAKSAYQDAAVVLRDQMSEGAEIAGPAAVTEDETTIIIPSSRKAIRQPDGCIDVSVKG; from the coding sequence ATGACAGAGAATTCGATTCGACTGGGCGTAGACATTGGCGGCACCTTTACCGATGTGGTGCTTGAAGTGAACGGCAGCCCCTTTTCCACCAAGGTGCTGACCACCTACGCGGCTCCGGAAAATGCTATCATTGACGGCATGCATCAGGTTTGCGCCAAGGCCGGGATCATCCCGGCGGACATTGGCCAGATCATCCATGGCACAACCCTGGCCACGAATGCGCTGATCGAACGGCGCGGGGCCAAGACGGCGCTGATCACCACCCAAGGCTTCCGTGATGTGATCGAGATGCGCACCGAAAGCCGGTTCGAGCAATATGATCTCAACCTCAACCTGCCGGAACCGCTTTTGCCGCGTCAGTCGCGCTTTACGGTGCCGGAACGGGTCGATGCGCGTGGTCATGTGCTGATCGCGTTGGACCGTGCGGCGGTTGAAGATGTGGTCGATCAGATTGCCGCGGCGGGCTATGACAGTGTCGCCATCGGCCTGATGCATTCCTATCTCAACGGCGATCACGAACGCATGGTGGCTGAGGTCGTGGCCGAGAAAATGCCAGACGCGATGATTTCATTGTCTTGTGAAGTCTCCCCTCAGATGCGCGAATATGAGCGGTTCAACACCGTGGTCGCCAACGCCTATATCAAACCCTTGATGAAGTCCTATCTGGGCCGTCTTGAAGGGCGTCTGCGCGATGAGGGGGTGAGCTGCAACATCTTCCTGATGCATTCGGGCGGCGGGATCATCTCGATCGAAAACGCGGCTGAGTTCCCTGTGCGTCTGGTTGAATCCGGCCCCGCAGGTGGCGCGGTTTTTGCGGCCCATATCGCGGCGCGGTATGGGTTGGACAAGGTATTGTCATTCGACATGGGCGGCACAACGGCCAAGATCTGCCTGATCAAGAACCAGACCCCAAAAACCAGTCGGGTGTTCGAAGTGGCGCGGACCTACCGTTTCAAGAAAGGGTCGGGGATGCCGATATCCATCCCGGTGATCGACATGGTCGAGATCGGCGCAGGCGGTGGCAGCCTGGCCCATGTGGACAGCATGCGCCAGATCCGCGTTGGTCCCGAAAGCGCAGGTTCCGAACCGGGACCGGCTTGCTATGGGCGGGGCGGCGACAAACCTGCCGTGACGGACGCCGATCTGGTGCTGGGCAAGCTCGACCCGGACAATTTTGCCGGTGGGTCGATCAAGCTCGAAACCGCCAATTCAGAAGGGGCGCTGTCCAGCGTTCTGGGCGAGGTTCTGGATATGGACGCCGCCACCGCCGCTTTTGGTCTGGCCGAAGTGGTAGATGAAAACATGGCCAATGCCGCCCGTGTGCACGCGGTTGAGAATGGCGAAGACCTCAGCGAATATACGATGATCGCCTTTGGCGGCGCGGCTCCGCTGCATGCCGGTCGGCTTTGCGAGAAACTGGGCGTAGACCGCCTGCTGGTGCCGCCGGGGGCCGGTGTTGGGTCTGCCATCGGGTTCTTGCGTGCGCCTTTCAGCTTTGAGGCGAACCGCTCTGTCTATATGAAGCTGTCGGATTTTGACGGTCCCAAGATCCAAAGGCTGTTGTCGGAGCTCAAGGCCGAGGCCACCGGATTTGTTCGCAATTGCGACGCAGATGCGCCGATCCTGTCCGAGTTCAAGGTTTACATGCGCTATGCCGGGCAGGGCTGGGAGATCCCGATTGTTCTGACCGAAGATCAAGCGATGAATCCCGACGCCGGCACCTTTGAGGCACGGTTCGAAGAGGATTATGTCAAACTGTTCGGCCGTAAGGTGACCGGACTTGATATCGAGATCACGGTTTGGTCCGTCAATGCCACAACGCCGCCCGAACAGGTGGCGCAAATCGCGATGGCCACCCCGGCGGGCGCTGCGCCGATTGCCGGACGCCGCCAGATGTTTGACCCGGCCAAGTCTGCTTATCAGGATGCCGCCGTGGTCTTGCGCGATCAAATGTCCGAGGGGGCAGAGATCGCTGGCCCTGCCGCCGTGACAGAGGATGAAACCACCATCATCATCCCCTCCAGCCGCAAGGCTATCCGCCAGCCCGACGGCTGCATCGACGTCAGTGTGAAAGGGTAA
- a CDS encoding hydantoinase B/oxoprolinase family protein — translation MAKQHSNVAYQVMWNRLISVVEEQAQALVRTAFSTSVREAGDLSAGVYDTHGKMLAQAVTGTPGHVNAMADAVAHFIRRIGRQNIIEGDVYITNDPWEGTGHLHDITMVTPSFYKGVLVGFFACTAHIVDIGGRGFGADAASVYEEGLYIPIMKFAAGGEVDETLVRIIRGNVREPDQLVGDIFALTTCNEIGHRRLVEMMEEFDLDDLDGIGSFILENSRRATLERINALPRKSASGEMTVDGFATPITLKVKVSIEEDRILSDFTGTSGVDKKGINCPLVYTKAYACYALKCAIAPEIPNNAASLAPFEITAPEDTIVNAVHPAPVALRHIVGHFVPDTVYDALDKILPDLVPAEGAGCLCNFQVSLRPRSDGPAPKGARRSEVLTFNSGGSGARPEHDGLNATAFPSGVMTMPVEATEHVGPVIIWRKELRPDSGGAGKQRGGLGQYMEVGAQEGYEFDIQAMFDRVDHPARGRRGGASGAPTTIAQDDGTAMNGKGKQFVPHGRKVMMAFPGGAGYGDPSERDPALVKRDLARGYISAETAAKDYGLSAEDIAAVQAAISKGKNLA, via the coding sequence ATGGCAAAGCAACATTCAAACGTCGCCTATCAGGTCATGTGGAACCGCCTGATTTCCGTCGTTGAAGAACAGGCGCAGGCCTTGGTTCGGACGGCGTTCTCCACCTCCGTACGCGAGGCGGGCGATCTGTCGGCAGGGGTCTATGACACCCATGGCAAAATGCTGGCCCAGGCGGTCACCGGCACGCCGGGGCACGTCAACGCGATGGCCGACGCGGTCGCGCATTTCATCCGCCGCATCGGGCGCCAGAACATCATCGAAGGGGATGTTTACATCACCAACGATCCTTGGGAGGGCACCGGCCATTTGCATGACATCACCATGGTCACGCCCTCGTTTTATAAGGGCGTTCTTGTGGGGTTCTTTGCCTGCACCGCGCATATCGTGGACATCGGCGGGCGCGGCTTTGGGGCGGATGCGGCCAGTGTCTATGAAGAGGGGCTGTACATCCCGATCATGAAATTCGCCGCTGGCGGTGAGGTGGATGAAACGCTGGTGCGGATCATCCGCGGCAATGTGCGCGAGCCGGATCAATTGGTTGGTGACATCTTTGCCCTGACCACCTGCAACGAGATCGGCCATCGCCGGTTGGTTGAGATGATGGAGGAATTCGACCTCGATGATCTGGATGGCATCGGCAGCTTCATCCTCGAAAACTCCCGCCGTGCCACGCTGGAGCGGATCAATGCCCTGCCGCGCAAATCCGCCTCTGGTGAAATGACGGTGGATGGCTTTGCCACGCCGATTACGCTCAAGGTCAAGGTCAGCATCGAAGAGGACCGGATCCTGTCGGATTTCACCGGCACCTCCGGGGTGGACAAGAAAGGTATCAACTGCCCTCTGGTCTATACCAAGGCCTATGCCTGCTATGCGCTAAAATGCGCCATTGCGCCGGAGATCCCGAACAACGCGGCCTCGTTGGCCCCGTTTGAGATCACCGCGCCCGAAGACACCATCGTAAATGCCGTGCACCCCGCGCCAGTGGCGCTGCGCCACATCGTGGGGCATTTTGTGCCCGATACGGTTTACGACGCGCTCGACAAGATCCTGCCGGATCTGGTGCCTGCCGAAGGGGCCGGGTGCCTGTGCAACTTCCAGGTCTCCCTGCGCCCGCGCAGCGATGGCCCCGCGCCCAAGGGGGCCAGACGGTCCGAGGTGCTGACCTTCAACTCCGGCGGATCGGGCGCGCGTCCTGAGCATGACGGGCTGAACGCCACGGCCTTCCCCTCGGGCGTGATGACCATGCCAGTGGAGGCCACGGAACATGTCGGTCCCGTGATCATCTGGCGCAAGGAACTGCGCCCGGACAGCGGCGGCGCGGGTAAACAGCGCGGCGGTCTGGGCCAGTACATGGAAGTGGGCGCGCAGGAAGGCTATGAATTTGACATTCAGGCGATGTTTGACAGGGTCGATCATCCGGCCCGTGGCCGCCGGGGCGGTGCATCCGGCGCACCAACCACCATCGCGCAGGATGACGGCACCGCGATGAACGGCAAGGGCAAACAATTTGTGCCCCATGGGCGCAAGGTAATGATGGCCTTCCCCGGGGGTGCTGGCTACGGCGATCCGTCCGAGCGTGATCCGGCGCTGGTCAAACGCGATCTGGCACGCGGCTATATCTCTGCCGAAACCGCCGCAAAAGACTATGGACTCAGCGCCGAAGACATCGCCGCCGTCCAAGCGGCCATCAGCAAGGGAAAGAATCTGGCATGA
- a CDS encoding NAD(P)/FAD-dependent oxidoreductase, translated as MSKLQAPAHQNYDVVIVGGAIMGSSAAWFLSNDASFDGRILVVERDPTYQNASTMHTNSCIRQQFSTSLNVKVSQFGADFIKNLRDHMGGDDNVPKLTIQSFGYLYLADTESFAKTLRQNQKIQLAAGAATRLLGRDEIAEAYPFYNLDDVVLGSINTVDEGYWDGTAVFDCLRRGAKRNGVEYLQNEVVSITKNAAGTVVESVTLASGEVVACGKLLNASGPRAVRTSRMAGIEIPVEPRKRFTWIFAAEKPLDRELPLTIDPSGVHFREVGGGTYMAGGHADVDPGVDYDDFAMDFSIWENHIWPTIATRIPQFEAIKVQSEWVGHYAYNTFDQNAILGPHDEVSNFFFINGFSGHGLQQSPAMGRGTAEIMLHGTYKTLDLSEFHFERIGQNRPVSEKAVI; from the coding sequence ATGAGCAAACTGCAAGCCCCTGCTCATCAGAACTATGACGTAGTGATTGTCGGCGGTGCCATTATGGGATCATCGGCTGCTTGGTTTCTGTCCAATGACGCCAGCTTTGACGGGCGCATTCTGGTGGTGGAACGCGACCCCACCTATCAAAACGCCTCTACCATGCATACGAATTCCTGCATCCGGCAGCAGTTTTCAACCAGCCTCAACGTGAAGGTGTCCCAGTTTGGCGCAGACTTTATCAAGAACCTGCGCGATCACATGGGCGGTGATGACAATGTGCCGAAATTGACGATCCAAAGTTTTGGTTATCTCTATTTGGCCGACACTGAAAGCTTTGCCAAAACCCTGCGTCAAAACCAGAAAATTCAGCTTGCCGCCGGCGCTGCCACTCGGTTGCTCGGCCGTGATGAGATTGCCGAGGCCTACCCGTTTTATAATCTCGACGACGTGGTGCTGGGGTCGATCAACACCGTTGACGAGGGCTATTGGGATGGCACCGCCGTTTTCGATTGTCTGCGCCGTGGCGCAAAGAGAAACGGTGTGGAATATCTCCAGAATGAGGTTGTCTCAATCACCAAGAACGCGGCAGGCACCGTTGTGGAATCCGTCACGCTGGCGTCGGGCGAGGTTGTGGCCTGTGGCAAGCTGTTGAATGCCTCCGGCCCGCGTGCGGTGCGCACCAGCCGCATGGCCGGTATCGAAATACCGGTCGAGCCGCGCAAACGCTTCACCTGGATTTTCGCGGCGGAGAAACCGCTGGATCGCGAATTGCCCCTTACAATTGATCCCTCTGGCGTGCATTTCCGCGAGGTTGGCGGCGGCACCTATATGGCGGGCGGTCACGCAGACGTCGATCCGGGGGTGGATTACGATGACTTCGCCATGGATTTCTCGATCTGGGAAAACCACATCTGGCCGACCATCGCCACCCGTATCCCGCAATTTGAAGCGATCAAGGTGCAAAGCGAATGGGTGGGCCACTACGCCTATAACACCTTTGATCAGAATGCGATCTTGGGTCCGCATGACGAGGTGTCCAATTTCTTTTTCATCAATGGCTTTTCGGGCCATGGATTGCAGCAATCCCCGGCCATGGGGCGCGGCACGGCCGAGATCATGTTGCATGGTACATACAAGACCCTCGACCTCAGCGAATTTCATTTTGAACGTATCGGGCAAAATCGCCCGGTCAGCGAAAAGGCAGTGATCTGA